In Longimicrobium sp., the genomic stretch GCAGCACCCAGTCGAAGTACTCGGGCACCGTTTCCAGGTCGTGATGCACGACGACCACCGTTTTTCCGGCGGCGCGCAGCTGCTGCAGGACGGTGACGATGGCCCGCTCGGTCTTGGCGTCGACGCCCTGGAACGGCTCGTCCATCAGGTATAGCCCCGCGTTCTGCACCAGGGCGCGCGCCAGGAACACGCGCTGCTGCTGGCCGCCGGAAAGCTGCGAAATCTGCCGCTCGGCAAAATCCTGCATCGCGACCTGGGCCAGGGCGGCCAGGGCGGCGTCGCGCTCCTTCTTCCCCGGGCGCCGCAGCCAGCCGAGGGAGCCGTAGCACCCCATCATCACCACGTCGAGCACGCTGGTGGGAAAGTCCCAGTCCACGCTGCCGCGCTGGGGAACGTACGCCACCAGCTTGCGCTGCTCGGCGTACGGACGGCCGTGCACCAGCACCTGTCCCGCCGCCGCGCGCACCAATCCCAGCATGGCCTTGATGAGCGTGGACTTGCCCGCGCCGTTGGGGCCCACGATGGCCATCAGCACGCCGCGGGGCACCTGCACGTCGATGTCCCACAGCACGGGCTTGTCGCGGTACGCCACCGTGAGGTCGTTGACCTCGATGGCGGGCGCCTGTTCGTTCATGATCCCTCGCATCACAGAA encodes the following:
- a CDS encoding metal ABC transporter ATP-binding protein, whose amino-acid sequence is MNEQAPAIEVNDLTVAYRDKPVLWDIDVQVPRGVLMAIVGPNGAGKSTLIKAMLGLVRAAAGQVLVHGRPYAEQRKLVAYVPQRGSVDWDFPTSVLDVVMMGCYGSLGWLRRPGKKERDAALAALAQVAMQDFAERQISQLSGGQQQRVFLARALVQNAGLYLMDEPFQGVDAKTERAIVTVLQQLRAAGKTVVVVHHDLETVPEYFDWVLLLNVRRIGMGPVDEVFTEENLRLTYGGRVPFLQRRNGHLEGAKPVEDARRPDGSMAAD